From a single Planococcus shenhongbingii genomic region:
- a CDS encoding helix-turn-helix domain-containing protein gives MPKLAENLKLFREKNKLTQQLVSQHLKITKAVYVKYEAGSAEPNLKLLMKMADLYSVSLDELTGRQFMPNGKVIDQLLMKKEITKEMNKEINSMVKQIANEFIQSKEADIVRRVKLKFGLN, from the coding sequence ATGCCAAAATTAGCTGAGAACCTAAAATTATTCAGAGAAAAGAATAAGTTGACCCAACAGCTCGTTTCGCAGCATTTGAAAATCACAAAAGCCGTGTACGTTAAATATGAAGCGGGAAGTGCGGAGCCGAATCTTAAACTTCTAATGAAGATGGCAGACTTGTATAGTGTTTCCCTTGATGAGTTAACCGGCAGACAGTTTATGCCGAACGGCAAAGTGATCGATCAGCTACTTATGAAGAAAGAAATAACGAAAGAAATGAACAAAGAAATCAACAGCATGGTAAAACAAATTGCCAATGAATTTATCCAAAGCAAGGAAGCGGATATTGTGAGAAGAGTAAAATTGAAGTTTGGTTTGAATTAA
- a CDS encoding PspA/IM30 family protein: MEILKRFRDIMASNIHAMLDQAEDPEKMIDQYLRDLNSDFGKVKSETAAIMAAEKRERRELAELQKEIDDMQRYAVKALEAQNEDDARKFLQRKAELTEKEKTMQTSVELAATNTAQMRQMHDKLESDIGELESRRAELKGKASVAKTQKRMNNLNSSVSSTGERISAFDKMEEKINQQLDEAMAMSELNKSSGTDIKDLAAKYETDTNVDSELESLKGGINVDDELEALKSQLSKGE; the protein is encoded by the coding sequence ATGGAGATTTTAAAGCGCTTCAGAGACATTATGGCAAGCAATATTCATGCAATGCTGGATCAAGCGGAGGATCCGGAGAAAATGATTGACCAGTATTTGCGTGATTTGAACAGCGACTTTGGGAAAGTGAAATCGGAGACGGCTGCAATTATGGCGGCTGAGAAGCGGGAGCGCCGGGAACTGGCGGAGCTGCAAAAAGAAATCGACGATATGCAGCGCTACGCAGTGAAAGCGCTGGAAGCGCAAAACGAAGACGATGCCCGGAAGTTCCTTCAACGCAAAGCGGAACTGACGGAAAAGGAAAAGACGATGCAGACGTCTGTGGAACTGGCAGCAACCAACACCGCACAGATGCGCCAAATGCACGACAAACTGGAATCGGATATCGGGGAGCTGGAATCGCGCCGTGCTGAACTGAAAGGGAAAGCATCTGTCGCGAAGACGCAAAAACGCATGAACAACTTGAATTCTTCTGTGAGCAGCACAGGTGAGCGGATTTCCGCGTTCGATAAAATGGAAGAGAAGATCAACCAGCAGCTTGATGAAGCAATGGCCATGTCAGAGCTGAATAAAAGTTCAGGCACCGATATCAAAGATTTGGCCGCGAAATACGAGACCGATACGAATGTGGACAGTGAACTGGAATCGCTTAAAGGTGGAATCAATGTGGACGATGAGCTGGAGGCGCTGAAATCCCAGCTTAGTAAAGGCGAATAA
- a CDS encoding PTS mannitol transporter subunit IICBA, with protein MNQSAIKVSIQKFGNFLSSMVLPNIGAFIAWGLITALFIPTGFFPNEELGKMVGPMVTYMLPLLIGYTGGRLIYDQRGGVVGTIATMGVIIGAPDTPMFLGAMIMGPLGAFVIKKFDQLIEGKVRTGFEMLVNNFSAGILGGGLAILAFLGVGPAVKAFTEVLVSGVDWLLAAGLLPLTSILIEPAKILFLNNAINHGVLSPIGLEQVQQAGKSVLFLLESNPGPGLGVLLAFMLFGKGMAKQSAPGAAIIHFFGGIHEIYFPYVLMKPMLLVSVILGGMSGVFTLVLMGGGLVAPASPGSILAIAAVTPPEGMAYLANFAAVFVATAVSFLISAVILKSSKQTDEDINEATKKMEQMKGKKSSIAGELGATAATAKGVFPENVEKIIFACDAGMGSSAMGASLLRKKVKEAGLDVKVTNTAISTIPSDSPIVITQEELTPRAQSKVPNAYHISVANFLSSPEYDKLIDRLKNGVIGEQVELVEESEAAATEAPHETQEDQLLLEENIFIGQSFSNKEEAIRFAGQALVNAGYVEESYVDEMMKREEITTTYMGNNVAIPHGTEEAKKSVNKSGFTVVQVPNGVDFNGENAKLIFGIAGKDGTHLEILSGIAVICAEQDNVDQLAEAKSAKELLEIINSN; from the coding sequence ATGAATCAATCAGCAATTAAAGTTTCCATACAAAAGTTCGGCAACTTCTTGAGTTCGATGGTGCTGCCGAACATCGGCGCATTTATCGCTTGGGGATTAATCACGGCATTGTTCATTCCAACGGGCTTTTTCCCGAATGAAGAACTCGGCAAAATGGTCGGTCCGATGGTTACCTATATGCTGCCGCTGTTGATCGGGTATACAGGGGGCCGGCTAATCTATGACCAGCGGGGCGGCGTAGTCGGTACGATTGCAACGATGGGGGTTATTATCGGGGCACCGGATACACCAATGTTTTTAGGGGCTATGATTATGGGGCCGCTCGGGGCGTTTGTCATTAAGAAATTTGATCAATTGATCGAAGGTAAGGTCCGGACCGGATTTGAAATGCTGGTCAACAACTTTTCTGCCGGTATTTTGGGAGGCGGACTTGCTATCCTGGCGTTCCTCGGAGTTGGCCCGGCTGTAAAAGCATTTACAGAAGTGCTAGTTTCAGGAGTTGACTGGTTATTGGCAGCAGGCTTGTTGCCGTTAACGAGTATTTTAATCGAACCGGCAAAAATTCTGTTCTTGAACAACGCCATCAACCATGGCGTCTTGTCGCCAATCGGATTGGAGCAAGTTCAGCAAGCCGGGAAATCAGTTCTGTTCTTATTGGAATCAAACCCAGGACCAGGTCTTGGTGTGTTGCTTGCATTTATGCTGTTTGGAAAAGGAATGGCGAAACAATCAGCTCCAGGAGCGGCCATCATCCATTTCTTCGGCGGGATTCATGAAATTTACTTCCCGTACGTGCTGATGAAGCCGATGTTGCTGGTATCAGTCATTTTAGGTGGTATGAGCGGCGTCTTTACACTTGTGTTGATGGGCGGAGGTTTGGTGGCTCCTGCATCACCAGGAAGCATTCTAGCGATTGCAGCAGTAACACCGCCTGAAGGAATGGCTTACTTGGCTAACTTTGCAGCGGTATTTGTTGCAACAGCCGTTTCGTTCCTGATTTCCGCTGTCATTCTGAAATCGAGCAAACAAACAGATGAAGATATTAACGAAGCGACAAAGAAAATGGAACAAATGAAAGGCAAGAAAAGCTCAATTGCTGGAGAGTTAGGAGCGACTGCAGCAACGGCTAAAGGTGTATTCCCGGAAAACGTGGAAAAAATTATTTTTGCCTGTGATGCCGGAATGGGATCGAGTGCGATGGGCGCTTCTCTTCTGCGCAAGAAAGTAAAAGAAGCAGGACTGGATGTTAAAGTAACGAATACGGCAATCAGCACCATTCCTTCCGATTCTCCAATCGTCATCACACAGGAAGAACTGACTCCGCGGGCGCAAAGCAAAGTGCCAAACGCCTATCATATTTCAGTGGCTAACTTCCTATCAAGCCCGGAATACGATAAATTGATCGATCGGCTGAAAAATGGTGTGATAGGCGAGCAAGTGGAGCTGGTGGAAGAAAGCGAAGCTGCAGCAACAGAAGCACCACATGAAACTCAAGAAGATCAGCTGCTGCTTGAAGAAAACATCTTTATCGGCCAAAGCTTCAGCAATAAAGAAGAAGCGATCCGCTTTGCCGGACAAGCACTTGTGAATGCTGGCTATGTGGAAGAATCCTATGTCGATGAAATGATGAAGCGTGAAGAAATCACGACAACTTATATGGGCAACAATGTTGCGATTCCCCACGGCACCGAAGAAGCCAAAAAATCGGTCAACAAATCAGGCTTTACTGTTGTTCAGGTTCCAAATGGAGTAGACTTTAATGGAGAAAATGCAAAATTGATCTTTGGCATCGCCGGCAAAGACGGCACTCACTTGGAAATCCTTTCAGGTATTGCAGTCATTTGTGCTGAACAGGACAACGTCGATCAGCTGGCGGAAGCAAAATCCGCTAAAGAATTATTAGAGATTATAAACAGCAACTAA
- a CDS encoding GIY-YIG nuclease family protein, translating into MIKNLLNKLLSSSTASSTANTPPVAQSNKIYLFESNQYELEKVLASPDLPGKAPGYVYFVQEYMNGSFKIGKTKNVEKRMNVFGVKLPFENKLIYLIKTGNHHQTEVAFHRHFADQRLEGEWFSLSKDDIAWIKEGKYTSEINETIQIPEPPKPAPTINENKEDKLLTAKQIEFAKTLLAKLEDQYELVADYSLLTQKDLNRLSGYFRFKNKGALNNLVAAGVLKEK; encoded by the coding sequence ATGATTAAAAATCTTTTAAATAAACTGCTCTCCAGCAGCACTGCTTCCAGTACTGCGAACACTCCACCGGTTGCCCAATCAAATAAAATATACCTCTTTGAATCGAATCAATACGAACTTGAAAAAGTCCTGGCATCACCTGATCTTCCAGGCAAGGCTCCAGGTTATGTATATTTTGTCCAGGAGTACATGAACGGATCTTTTAAAATTGGCAAAACCAAAAATGTTGAAAAGAGAATGAACGTTTTCGGCGTGAAACTCCCTTTTGAAAACAAACTTATCTATTTAATCAAAACCGGTAACCATCACCAAACAGAAGTCGCCTTTCACAGGCATTTCGCCGATCAGCGGTTAGAAGGCGAATGGTTTTCTTTGAGCAAAGATGATATTGCCTGGATCAAAGAAGGAAAATACACTTCTGAAATCAATGAAACGATTCAAATCCCAGAACCGCCAAAACCAGCCCCAACAATAAACGAAAATAAAGAAGATAAATTGCTAACTGCTAAACAAATCGAATTCGCTAAAACCTTGCTTGCCAAATTAGAAGACCAATATGAATTGGTTGCAGATTATTCTCTTCTGACTCAAAAAGACTTGAATCGATTGAGCGGTTATTTCCGTTTCAAGAATAAAGGAGCTTTGAATAACTTAGTGGCAGCAGGGGTTTTAAAAGAGAAGTAA
- a CDS encoding mannitol-1-phosphate 5-dehydrogenase: protein MKQTVHFGAGNIGRGFIGALFSASGYHVTFVDVADQIIDKLNEEQKYNVKLAQAQEETITIENVSGVNNMKDEGGVIEVIQKATYLTTAIGPNILPRIAPLIARGIAERLQATDEKLYVIACENQIGATDILKKHILDNLDEETKNKLEGKIYFFNSAVDRIVPIQDSSSLDVLVEPYYEWVVETSETIPPVTGMTLVENLAPFIERKLFTVNTGHAVIAYLGYLAGKPTIDQTLADKQIEDQVRETLKETGAYLIKEYGLDEEEHLAYINKNIERFKNSFLNDGVTRVGRAPIRKLGPDDRFIRPATQAQKAGLSYTYLAKAIAAALAFDNPEDEDAMKIQSMIQENGPASVLKEVSGLEEDSEITQEVIRQYESLKA, encoded by the coding sequence TTGAAACAAACCGTTCATTTTGGAGCAGGAAACATTGGCAGAGGGTTTATCGGGGCGTTATTTTCCGCATCCGGTTATCATGTGACATTCGTGGATGTTGCAGACCAGATTATCGATAAATTAAATGAAGAACAAAAGTACAACGTAAAACTGGCACAAGCGCAAGAAGAAACGATTACAATTGAAAATGTTTCAGGCGTCAATAATATGAAAGATGAAGGCGGCGTTATCGAAGTTATCCAAAAAGCGACTTATTTGACCACCGCAATTGGCCCGAATATCTTGCCGCGAATTGCACCGTTGATTGCCCGAGGCATTGCGGAACGCCTTCAGGCTACCGATGAAAAATTGTATGTCATCGCTTGTGAAAACCAAATTGGAGCAACCGATATCTTGAAAAAGCATATTCTGGACAATCTCGACGAGGAAACGAAGAACAAGCTGGAAGGCAAAATTTATTTTTTCAACTCCGCAGTCGATCGGATCGTGCCGATTCAAGACAGCAGTTCACTCGATGTACTCGTGGAACCTTATTACGAGTGGGTAGTCGAAACTAGCGAAACAATTCCACCGGTAACAGGCATGACCCTTGTCGAGAATCTTGCACCTTTTATCGAACGGAAGCTTTTTACCGTTAATACAGGGCATGCCGTGATTGCGTACCTTGGTTATCTTGCCGGCAAGCCGACAATTGACCAAACCTTGGCCGATAAGCAAATTGAAGACCAAGTGCGGGAAACGCTGAAAGAAACAGGCGCATATCTGATAAAAGAGTACGGCCTTGATGAAGAAGAACACTTGGCTTATATCAATAAAAACATCGAGCGCTTCAAGAATTCGTTTTTAAATGACGGCGTTACAAGAGTAGGACGGGCACCTATCCGCAAGCTAGGACCGGATGACCGCTTTATCCGGCCGGCGACGCAAGCGCAAAAAGCTGGATTGTCTTATACCTATCTGGCCAAAGCGATTGCAGCTGCGTTAGCTTTCGACAATCCAGAAGATGAAGATGCAATGAAAATTCAAAGCATGATCCAGGAAAACGGCCCTGCATCGGTGTTGAAAGAAGTAAGCGGGCTGGAAGAAGACAGCGAAATCACTCAAGAAGTGATTCGGCAGTATGAATCTTTGAAAGCATAG
- a CDS encoding BglG family transcription antiterminator yields the protein MFITFREKSIIELIVRTSGKHTVHSLSTYLNVSARTIQRDLKSVEKLLKQFDLEVKRTANEGLFIEGNDDQVYRLIQRLISVSPTDETPEERKLSLLIILLHEGSSFKKQVLAKQVGISTATLTSYLDDLTEWLHKFSVTLSRRRGVGIEVDGQEANKRHSLASYFLVYFYEELIESLYFLQQGKNPEEKILGYFSPQYLAMIDGLVNQKINKEQTRLADSDYIGLVVYICLTLQRTEQQFLLEPGEGVSSESAGEHQLMEAICEELSEQLAIALTTEDVHFLTVILKGSKVQAADLVYYDSVLLGKLIKNLIHDVSAQLHIDLTDDFSLYQGLLAHMGPSIFRLKQNLEPFNPLTDEIKRKYPVLFMAVKQSLENEFKKLEFPADEVAFIVLHFGSALLMNEERVQINAVVVCPTGIGTSKMLASRIQKELTEISSVEILSINDFQTAHFQDYDLVISTIRLPITEVDYIMVSPLLSDKDIGSIESYLQNNLEKITRKKQYLNFGNPDEVRFENNRPNIQNLLREIKDVQSSMDAILTNFMVFRKQQVKDHWKVLNEVLEQAERDGLVASADVAMRQLEEREAKGGLGIPNTDMALYHCRDESIRELLFQIVHLDTPSTVKGMDGGRVQMRNLLLMLAPLDMSAREQEILSLISSSLIESDAAMMIFSSSNESMIRNKLEDLFFDYLQNNLIKE from the coding sequence ATGTTTATTACATTTAGGGAAAAGTCCATTATCGAGTTGATTGTCAGAACATCTGGAAAGCATACGGTACACTCCCTATCTACCTATCTGAATGTCAGTGCCAGAACAATCCAGCGGGATTTGAAGTCAGTAGAGAAGCTGCTGAAGCAATTTGATTTAGAAGTAAAGCGCACAGCAAATGAAGGACTCTTCATTGAAGGGAATGATGATCAAGTCTACCGGCTGATCCAGCGCTTGATCAGTGTCAGCCCGACCGACGAAACGCCGGAAGAGCGGAAGTTAAGTTTGCTGATCATTTTGCTGCATGAAGGCTCTTCTTTCAAAAAGCAGGTCCTAGCCAAACAAGTGGGGATCAGCACTGCAACGCTGACGTCGTACTTGGATGATTTGACCGAATGGCTGCATAAGTTTTCGGTTACTTTGTCGAGGAGAAGAGGCGTCGGGATAGAAGTGGACGGCCAGGAAGCCAATAAAAGGCATTCACTGGCCAGTTACTTCCTTGTTTATTTTTACGAAGAACTCATAGAAAGTTTGTATTTCCTGCAACAAGGGAAAAACCCGGAAGAGAAAATTCTCGGCTATTTTTCACCGCAGTATCTGGCCATGATCGATGGATTGGTGAACCAAAAAATCAATAAAGAACAAACAAGATTGGCGGACAGTGATTATATTGGATTAGTGGTGTATATATGCTTGACGCTGCAGCGGACGGAACAGCAATTCCTGCTGGAACCAGGTGAAGGGGTTTCAAGTGAATCGGCTGGAGAGCATCAATTGATGGAAGCGATTTGCGAAGAGTTAAGCGAACAGCTTGCCATAGCGCTGACTACGGAAGACGTGCATTTTTTGACGGTCATTTTAAAAGGGTCAAAAGTACAGGCGGCTGACTTGGTCTATTACGACAGTGTGCTGCTTGGCAAGCTGATCAAAAACCTCATTCATGATGTGTCAGCCCAGTTGCATATCGATTTGACCGATGACTTTTCACTGTATCAAGGCTTGCTCGCGCATATGGGACCATCCATTTTCCGCTTGAAGCAAAACCTGGAACCTTTTAATCCATTGACCGACGAAATCAAAAGAAAATACCCAGTCTTATTTATGGCAGTAAAGCAGAGCCTGGAAAATGAATTCAAGAAGCTGGAGTTTCCGGCAGATGAAGTCGCTTTTATTGTCCTGCATTTCGGTTCGGCTTTGCTGATGAACGAAGAAAGAGTGCAAATCAATGCAGTAGTCGTCTGCCCGACAGGCATCGGAACTTCCAAGATGCTGGCGAGCCGCATTCAAAAAGAGCTGACGGAAATCAGTTCGGTAGAAATTTTATCGATCAACGATTTTCAAACAGCTCATTTTCAGGATTATGATTTGGTGATTTCCACGATTCGGCTGCCGATTACAGAGGTCGATTATATTATGGTGAGTCCATTGCTCAGTGACAAAGATATCGGATCCATCGAAAGTTACTTGCAGAACAATTTAGAGAAAATCACCAGGAAAAAGCAATACTTGAATTTTGGAAACCCGGACGAAGTCCGATTTGAGAACAATCGGCCGAACATACAGAATCTCCTGCGGGAAATAAAAGATGTGCAGTCCAGCATGGATGCTATTTTAACCAATTTTATGGTGTTTAGAAAACAGCAGGTCAAGGATCACTGGAAGGTTTTAAATGAAGTGCTTGAGCAGGCAGAACGGGACGGGCTTGTCGCCAGTGCCGATGTCGCCATGCGCCAATTAGAAGAGCGGGAAGCAAAAGGCGGGCTCGGGATTCCGAATACCGATATGGCTCTTTACCATTGCCGCGATGAATCTATTCGGGAGCTCTTGTTTCAAATAGTGCATTTGGATACCCCGTCCACGGTCAAAGGGATGGACGGCGGAAGGGTGCAGATGAGAAATCTGCTGTTGATGCTGGCACCGCTCGACATGAGTGCCAGAGAACAGGAAATATTGAGCCTCATCAGTTCAAGCTTGATCGAAAGCGACGCAGCCATGATGATTTTTTCATCTTCCAATGAGAGCATGATCCGAAACAAACTGGAAGATTTATTTTTTGATTACCTACAAAATAATTTGATAAAGGAATGA